A genomic region of Nerophis lumbriciformis linkage group LG28, RoL_Nlum_v2.1, whole genome shotgun sequence contains the following coding sequences:
- the elf3 gene encoding ETS-related transcription factor Elf-3 gives MASPCLSTVLTNANLAMYQTGLPDMLMTGIHTQQNSNLGYNANVGDQWFGQMNPLNWTADHVMEWISHHVERTKFDASTLSLAFCAMDGHTLCQMNLEQMIGFFGPQLGPQLHQNLQEDRAKYELRSLSGPELTETCQLLNKYLHNLNSPDNETFPLLSTIKMGQGEDCVIKQEFDYGDNHDLFSFTMGTMTPLGDEYLSDNQSESECSFSSNSNLFVFSNLGSPESGSGESDPEFSYPVISKSLIKKEKIEVKRPRGRPPKANREYGCNLYDPSKKNKHTPRSTHLWEFIRDILIHPEKNQGLMKWEDRREGVFKFLKSEAVAQMWGQKKKNSSMTYEKLSRAMRYYYKREILERVDGRRLVYKFGKNSTGWKVEEIGMSM, from the exons ATGGCCTCGCCGTGCCTCAGTACTGTGCTGACAAACGCTAACCTCGCCATGTACCAGACTGGCCTCCCTGATATGTTGATGACAGGCATCCATACCCAGCAGAACAGCAACCTGGGATACAACGCCAACGTTGGCG ATCAGTGGTTTGGTCAGATGAACCCCCTCAATTGGACAGCAGACCACGTTATGGAGTGGATCAGCCACCATGTGGAACGCACCAAGTTTGATGCCAGTACCCTGAGTCTGGCCTTCTGTGCCATGGACGGCCACACCTTGTGCCAGATGAACCTGGAACAAATGATCGGTTTCTTCGGCCCTCAGCTTGGTCCCCAACTCCACCAAAACCTGCAAGAAGATAGAGCCAAATATG AACTGCGGAGCCTTTCAGGACCTGAGCTGACCGAGACCTGCCAGCTCCTGAATAAGTACCTACACAACTTAAACAGCCCGGATAATGAAACCTTCCCTCTGCTGAGTACCATCAAAATGGGTCAAG GTGAGGACTGTGTCATCAAGCAAGAATTTGACTACGGGGATAACCATGACCTGTTCAGCTTTACAATGGGGACCATGACCCCGCTAGGAGACGAGTACCTGTCTGACAATCAGTCCGAAAGCGAGTGCAGCTTCTCGTCCAATA GCAACCTGTTTGTCTTTTCCAACCTGGGCTCACCAGAGTCTGGCAGTGGAGAATCAGACCCGGAGTTCTCGTACCCCGTGATATCAA AGTCGCTGATCAAAAAGGAGAAAATCGAGGTGAAGCGACCACGTGGCCGACCCCCGAAAGCGAACAGGGAATACGGCTGCAACCTTTACGACCCTTCAAAGAAGAACAAACACA CGCCTCGTAGCACTCATCTTTGGGAGTTCATCAGGGACATTCTCATCCACCCGGAAAAGAACCAAGGCCTGATGAAGTGGGAAGATCGCCGTGAAGGCGTGTTTAAGTTCCTGAAGTCCGAGGCCGTGGCTCAGATgtggggccagaagaagaagaacagcAGCATGACCTATGAGAAACTCAGTCGTGCTATGAG GTACTACTACAAACGAGAAATCCTTGAGAGGGTGGATGGACGGCGGCTTGTGTACAAATTCGGAAAAAACTCCACCGGCTGGAAAGTGGAAGAGATTGGAATGAGCATGTGA